One Setaria italica strain Yugu1 chromosome I, Setaria_italica_v2.0, whole genome shotgun sequence DNA window includes the following coding sequences:
- the LOC101781650 gene encoding stress enhanced protein 1, chloroplastic — translation MGKAHPLLSSASPRLRLTSAAGNGVPLLSVTSACPTARGSRRNARSRALSVRCEQGAKGGGGGGLDVWLSRGGMLGFMGVVAVELTTGKGVLQNVSLTAPLPTVALGLTGVVGIFTAFIIFQSGSQD, via the exons ATGGGGAAGGCtcatcccctcctctcctccgcttCTCCTCGCCTTCGTCTCACCTCCGCAGCAG GCAATGGCGTTCCCCTGCTGTCCGTGACATCAGCATGCCCCACTGCTCGAGGTAGCAGGAGGAACGCAAGGTCGAGGGCCCTTAGTGTGAGGTGCGAGCAGGGAGCcaagggcggcggtggcggcgggctggACGTGTGGCTAAGCCGCGGCGGGATGCTGGGCTTCATGGGGGTGGTGGCCGTGGAGCTGACCACCGGCAAAGGGGTGCTTCAGAACGTTAGCCTGACCGCCCCACTGCCGACGGTGGCGCTGGGGCTCACCGGCGTGGTCGGGATCTTCACGGCCTTCATTATCTTCCAATCCGGGTCGCAGGACTGA